One genomic region from Stutzerimonas decontaminans encodes:
- a CDS encoding peroxidase-related enzyme (This protein belongs to a clade of uncharacterized proteins related to peroxidases such as the alkylhydroperoxidase AhpD.), whose amino-acid sequence MTLPITQPISRFPLPDSLDALPADLRERILAVQEKAGFIPNVFLMLAHRPAEFRAFFAYHDALMEREADSLTQAEKEMIVVAVSADHGCLYCVVTHGAILRILAKDAQLADQIAVNYRTAPISERQRTMLDFAAHLAAERGVLDDAWQGRLEAQGFSLDDIWDIGAIAGLFGLSNRLVSMARTPPNDEFYLLGRVPRSTAR is encoded by the coding sequence ATGACGCTGCCCATTACTCAGCCGATCAGCCGTTTTCCGCTGCCCGATAGTCTCGACGCGCTACCCGCCGACCTGCGCGAACGGATTCTCGCCGTGCAGGAAAAGGCCGGTTTCATTCCCAACGTGTTTCTCATGCTGGCCCATCGGCCGGCGGAGTTCCGTGCCTTCTTCGCCTATCACGATGCGCTGATGGAGCGCGAAGCCGACAGCCTGACCCAGGCCGAGAAGGAGATGATCGTGGTGGCGGTCAGCGCCGATCACGGCTGCCTGTATTGCGTGGTCACCCATGGCGCGATCCTGCGCATCCTCGCCAAGGACGCGCAGCTGGCCGACCAGATCGCCGTCAATTACCGCACCGCGCCGATCTCCGAACGTCAGCGCACGATGCTCGATTTTGCGGCGCATCTGGCCGCTGAGCGCGGCGTGCTGGACGACGCCTGGCAGGGACGGCTGGAAGCCCAGGGCTTCAGCCTCGACGACATCTGGGACATCGGCGCCATCGCCGGGCTGTTCGGCCTCTCCAACCGCCTGGTGTCGATGGCGCGCACCCCGCCCAACGACGAGTTCTACCTGCTGGGCCGCGTGCCCAGAAGCACCGCGCGCTGA
- a CDS encoding OprD family porin, whose amino-acid sequence MQLKPASRTVLSASIAAIALGASNVASAAFIEDSKAAVELRNFYMNRDFRQSGAAQSKAEEWAQGFILKMESGYTEGPVGFGLDAIGLLGVKLDSGSGRGGTGLLPRSASGEPADDYGTAGLTAKAKLSATTLHVGTLQPVIPVLMRNDSRLLPNIYRGAWLQSKDVEGLTLDLGMLDRTSYRDSSNYEEMTVFNGGLRNITFGSNTTSDEFLFAGGRYDWSPQLATSYYYGGLDGIYDQHNLSLVHVLPIGESQSFKTDLRYVRSTDDGGSNVDNDAFGALFTYKHGGHAFTGGYQHMSGDTGFAYVAGGDNALINLLQINDFGNQDERSWQVRYDYDFAAMGIPGLSLMTRYVSGDNVDRGAGASEGKTWERNTDIAYVIQSGPLKNLGLKLRNATTRSNFQSDLDENRVIVSYSLPLW is encoded by the coding sequence ATGCAACTGAAACCAGCAAGCCGAACCGTCCTGTCCGCCAGCATCGCGGCCATCGCCCTCGGTGCATCGAACGTGGCCTCGGCCGCTTTCATCGAAGACAGCAAGGCCGCTGTCGAACTGCGCAACTTCTATATGAACCGCGACTTCCGGCAATCTGGCGCCGCTCAGTCCAAGGCCGAGGAGTGGGCCCAGGGCTTCATCCTGAAAATGGAGTCCGGCTACACCGAAGGCCCGGTCGGCTTCGGTCTGGATGCCATCGGCCTGCTCGGCGTCAAGCTCGACTCCGGCTCCGGTCGCGGCGGCACTGGCCTCCTGCCACGCTCGGCTTCCGGTGAACCGGCGGACGACTACGGCACGGCAGGCCTGACGGCGAAGGCCAAGCTGTCCGCCACCACGCTGCACGTGGGGACCCTGCAACCGGTGATTCCGGTGCTGATGCGCAACGACAGCCGCCTGCTGCCGAACATCTATCGCGGCGCCTGGCTGCAGAGCAAGGACGTCGAAGGCCTCACGCTGGATCTCGGCATGCTGGATCGCACCAGCTACCGCGACTCTTCCAACTACGAAGAGATGACGGTGTTCAATGGCGGGCTGCGCAACATTACCTTTGGCAGCAATACGACGAGCGACGAGTTTCTCTTCGCCGGCGGGCGCTACGACTGGTCGCCACAATTGGCCACCAGCTATTACTACGGTGGGCTGGACGGCATCTACGACCAGCACAACCTCAGCCTGGTCCATGTGCTGCCGATCGGCGAGTCGCAGAGCTTCAAGACCGACCTGCGCTATGTGCGCTCCACCGACGATGGCGGCAGCAACGTCGACAACGATGCCTTCGGCGCGCTGTTCACCTACAAGCATGGCGGTCACGCCTTTACTGGCGGTTACCAGCACATGAGCGGCGATACCGGTTTCGCCTACGTCGCCGGTGGCGATAACGCGTTGATCAACCTGCTGCAGATCAACGATTTCGGTAACCAGGACGAGCGTTCCTGGCAGGTCCGCTACGACTACGACTTCGCCGCCATGGGCATTCCCGGGCTGAGCCTGATGACTCGCTACGTCTCCGGCGATAACGTCGACCGCGGCGCTGGCGCCAGCGAAGGCAAGACCTGGGAGCGCAACACCGACATCGCCTACGTCATCCAGAGCGGCCCGCTGAAAAACCTTGGCCTCAAGCTGCGCAACGCCACCACGCGAAGCAACTTCCAGAGCGATCTGGACGAGAACCGCGTCATCGTCAGCTACAGCCTGCCGTTGTGGTAA